In a genomic window of Lacrimispora sp. BS-2:
- a CDS encoding dockerin type I domain-containing protein translates to MKKYKKARKMAVILASVLVMDSYMGAVSPYINAYAYTEKAATVNATTLNVRSGPGTTYSVVTKLTNGASVTVIDEKNASDGALWYQIRVSGSGGQAVTGYVSKSYLKFPATYTNNADFESRLTAEGFPESYKVKLRTLHAQYPKWVFRAQHTNLDWNTAVKEESQVGKTLVHTNSLSSWKSTVDGAYNWDTSTWIGYDGSSWVTASGDIVRYYMDPRNFLDETNVFQFMTHTYDSNKHTAEGLKTMVKGTFLSGESSGGSSNPGNTDSSSGGTVTGPGAVIGPGAAINPGTGAASETDSGKASLEGPQASITPKNLPVVMEYGPGASLTGPSSSNTNITGSVTGNSAYVNMIMNAASQSGVNPYVLAAMIIQEQGSSGSGKSISGKESGYEGYYNFFNIEAYQSGNMTAVQRGLWWASQSGNYERPWNSPEKSILGGAFYYGNNYVKVGQDTFYLKKFNVQGSNLYKHQYMTNVQGAASEGAVYSKAYNSDMKQTELEFKIPVYNNMPDNACSQPTGDGNPNNKLSGLSVEGFSMTPTFSRDTLEYNLIVDPAVSSINVYATALSSLASVKGTGTISLSSGNNDIKVAVTAQNGSVREYVLHVVRQNNGPTYTSGVGTGTGSGGNPSSGSGGNASSGPGGSIGPGVSKPSGTDNAGTPGGSNVTIAPNGSTSISVQTSTGVIAQGPGTDIKVTEAVTGSPQQTQAPADGQSSSSAKGDINGDGKINSLDVLKLQRYLLNLETISEKGKLAADLNGDGKVNSQDLLLLQKKILGL, encoded by the coding sequence ATGAAAAAGTATAAAAAAGCTCGTAAGATGGCCGTCATTCTGGCCAGCGTCCTGGTGATGGACTCTTATATGGGAGCGGTTTCGCCATACATAAATGCTTATGCTTATACGGAAAAGGCTGCAACGGTAAATGCCACCACATTGAATGTGAGAAGCGGCCCGGGTACGACCTATTCAGTCGTTACAAAATTAACAAATGGAGCATCGGTAACAGTGATCGATGAAAAAAACGCTTCGGATGGAGCGCTCTGGTATCAGATCCGGGTATCCGGTTCCGGCGGCCAGGCAGTTACCGGATATGTTTCCAAAAGCTATCTTAAGTTTCCAGCCACCTATACCAATAATGCGGATTTTGAGTCCCGGCTTACTGCGGAAGGGTTTCCGGAAAGCTATAAGGTAAAGCTTCGTACGCTGCATGCCCAGTATCCCAAGTGGGTATTCCGCGCCCAGCATACAAACCTGGACTGGAACACAGCCGTTAAGGAAGAAAGCCAGGTAGGAAAGACCTTGGTCCACACCAACAGTCTGTCATCCTGGAAATCTACGGTAGATGGCGCTTATAACTGGGACACCAGTACATGGATCGGATATGACGGAAGCAGTTGGGTCACAGCTTCAGGGGATATTGTAAGATATTATATGGATCCCAGAAATTTCCTTGATGAGACCAATGTATTCCAATTTATGACCCACACCTATGACAGTAATAAGCATACGGCAGAAGGCTTAAAGACCATGGTAAAGGGTACGTTTTTATCCGGAGAATCTTCCGGCGGAAGCAGTAACCCGGGAAATACGGACAGTTCTTCCGGCGGCACCGTCACAGGGCCAGGAGCTGTCATTGGGCCGGGTGCGGCTATTAACCCCGGTACAGGGGCAGCATCGGAAACCGATTCAGGAAAGGCCAGCCTGGAAGGGCCGCAGGCTTCCATAACCCCTAAAAACCTTCCCGTTGTCATGGAATACGGGCCAGGTGCCAGCCTGACAGGACCATCCTCATCCAATACTAATATCACTGGATCGGTAACAGGCAACAGTGCCTATGTGAACATGATCATGAATGCGGCTTCCCAGTCAGGAGTAAACCCTTATGTCCTTGCTGCCATGATCATTCAGGAGCAGGGATCTTCCGGATCAGGCAAAAGCATTTCAGGTAAAGAATCCGGTTATGAAGGATATTATAATTTTTTTAATATAGAAGCATATCAATCCGGAAATATGACCGCGGTGCAAAGAGGCTTATGGTGGGCGTCCCAGTCAGGCAATTATGAAAGGCCATGGAATTCTCCTGAAAAATCAATTTTAGGCGGAGCGTTCTATTATGGTAATAACTATGTAAAAGTTGGGCAGGATACCTTTTATCTGAAGAAGTTTAATGTACAGGGGTCTAATTTATATAAACACCAGTATATGACCAATGTGCAGGGAGCTGCATCAGAGGGTGCTGTTTATTCAAAGGCCTATAACAGTGATATGAAACAGACAGAGCTTGAGTTTAAGATACCGGTTTATAATAACATGCCTGACAACGCCTGCAGCCAGCCTACGGGCGACGGCAATCCAAACAATAAGCTGTCTGGCTTAAGTGTGGAGGGATTTTCCATGACTCCTACCTTTAGCCGTGATACCCTTGAATACAACTTAATTGTGGATCCCGCAGTATCAAGCATTAACGTGTATGCAACTGCCCTCAGTTCTTTGGCTTCTGTCAAAGGAACAGGGACTATATCGCTTTCAAGCGGTAATAATGATATCAAGGTGGCAGTTACTGCCCAAAATGGAAGTGTCAGGGAATACGTCCTTCATGTAGTGCGCCAGAACAACGGTCCTACTTATACCTCAGGCGTTGGTACAGGAACAGGCTCCGGTGGCAATCCTTCTTCCGGTTCCGGAGGCAATGCCTCTTCCGGCCCTGGCGGCAGCATCGGCCCGGGAGTATCCAAGCCTTCCGGTACGGATAATGCAGGAACACCGGGTGGGAGCAATGTGACCATAGCTCCCAATGGTTCCACGAGCATTTCCGTTCAGACTTCTACAGGAGTCATAGCCCAGGGACCTGGAACGGACATTAAGGTGACCGAAGCTGTCACAGGCAGTCCGCAGCAGACCCAGGCTCCTGCCGACGGCCAGTCCTCCTCCAGTGCAAAAGGAGATATTAATGGGGACGGAAAAATAAACAGCCTGGATGTTCTGAAGCTTCAGCGTTACCTTCTGAATTTGGAAACCATATCTGAGAAGGGCAAGCTGGCAGCTGATTTAAATGGAGACGGCAAGGTGAATTCACAGGATCTTCTGCTTTTGCAGAAAAAAATCCTCGGACTTTAA
- a CDS encoding oxaloacetate decarboxylase subunit alpha translates to MAEIEKKPVKIVETVLRDAHQSLFATRMTTEQMLPVIGKMDQVGYHAVECWGGATFDACLRFLKEDPWMRLRKLRDGFKNTKLQMLFRGQNILGYNHYSDDVVEYFVQKSLANGIDIIRIFDCFNDLRNLQTAVTACNKEKGHAQVALSYTLGEAYTLDYWKDIAKRIEDMGADSICIKDMAGLLTPYKADELVRALKESTKLPIDLHTHYTSGVASMTYLKAVEAGCDIIDTAMSPLALGTSQPATEVMVETFRGTAYDTGYDQNLLAEICAYFQPIREEALKSGRLNPKVLGVDIKTLQYQVPGGMLSNLVSQLKEAGQEDKYMEVLREIPKVRKDFGEPPLVTPSSQIVGTQAVLNVISGERYKMVTKETKKIFMGEFGQTVKPFNAEVQKKIIGDETPITCRPADLIPPQLPQFEKECAQWKQQDEDVLSYALFPTVAKEFFQYRAAQQTGVDSALADKENKAYPV, encoded by the coding sequence ATGGCAGAAATAGAGAAAAAGCCGGTTAAGATTGTAGAGACAGTCCTTCGTGACGCTCATCAGTCTTTGTTTGCTACGAGAATGACAACCGAGCAGATGCTTCCCGTCATCGGGAAGATGGATCAGGTTGGTTATCATGCAGTAGAATGCTGGGGCGGTGCAACCTTTGACGCATGCCTGCGTTTCTTAAAGGAAGATCCCTGGATGAGGCTGAGAAAATTAAGGGATGGATTTAAGAATACAAAGCTGCAGATGTTGTTCCGGGGACAGAATATCCTGGGCTATAACCATTATTCCGATGATGTGGTAGAGTATTTTGTCCAGAAATCCCTGGCCAACGGCATTGATATTATCCGGATTTTTGATTGCTTTAACGATCTGCGCAACTTACAGACTGCGGTAACTGCGTGCAATAAAGAAAAAGGCCATGCACAGGTTGCTTTAAGCTATACCCTGGGAGAAGCTTATACCCTGGATTACTGGAAGGACATTGCAAAGAGGATCGAGGATATGGGGGCTGATTCCATCTGCATCAAGGACATGGCAGGCCTTTTAACACCGTACAAGGCTGATGAGCTGGTAAGGGCGTTAAAGGAATCTACAAAGCTTCCTATAGATTTACACACCCACTACACTTCCGGCGTTGCTTCCATGACCTATTTAAAGGCGGTTGAAGCAGGCTGTGATATCATTGATACCGCTATGTCACCTCTTGCCCTTGGAACCAGCCAGCCGGCTACTGAGGTCATGGTTGAGACCTTCCGCGGCACGGCCTATGATACGGGTTACGATCAGAACCTGTTGGCGGAAATCTGCGCATACTTCCAGCCCATCAGAGAGGAAGCATTAAAGAGCGGCCGCTTAAATCCAAAAGTACTTGGCGTGGACATCAAGACTCTTCAGTATCAGGTGCCCGGCGGCATGCTTTCCAACCTGGTGAGCCAGTTAAAGGAAGCCGGTCAGGAAGACAAGTATATGGAAGTACTGCGGGAAATTCCAAAGGTACGGAAAGACTTTGGAGAACCGCCTCTTGTTACTCCGTCTTCCCAGATCGTGGGTACCCAGGCTGTTTTAAATGTCATTAGCGGTGAACGGTATAAGATGGTAACAAAAGAGACAAAGAAGATTTTCATGGGCGAGTTCGGACAGACGGTGAAACCATTTAACGCGGAAGTCCAGAAGAAGATCATCGGCGATGAGACGCCGATCACCTGCCGCCCGGCTGATTTGATTCCGCCCCAGCTTCCTCAGTTTGAGAAAGAATGCGCACAGTGGAAGCAGCAGGATGAAGATGTACTTTCCTACGCACTGTTTCCGACGGTTGCCAAGGAATTCTTCCAGTACCGGGCCGCACAGCAGACCGGCGTGGATTCTGCTCTGGCAGATAAGGAAAATAAGGCTTATCCCGTATAA
- a CDS encoding sodium ion-translocating decarboxylase subunit beta, translating to MDYISNTFTNLLQQTAFFNLTAGNMIMILVAFIFLYLAIRKGFEPLLLVPISFGMLLVNIYPDIMKEAGADGSGGGLLNYFFKLDEWGILPPLIFMGVGAMTDFGPLIANPKSFLLGAAAQFGIYTAYFLAIFMGFNDKAAAAISIIGGADGPTSIFLAGKLGMTSLMGPIAVAAYSYMALVPIIQPPIMKLLTTEKERKIRMEQLRPVSRLERILFPIIVTTVVCFILPTTAPLVGMLMLGNLFKESGVVKQLTETAGNAMMYIVVILLGTSVGATTSAEAFLNLSTIKIVVLGLVAFAVGTAAGVLFGKLMCKVTGGKVNPLIGSAGVSAVPMSARVSQKVGAEADPTNFLLMHAMGPNVAGVIGTAVAAGTFMAIFGVR from the coding sequence ATGGATTATATTAGTAATACATTTACAAATCTTCTTCAGCAGACCGCATTTTTTAACCTGACCGCAGGAAATATGATCATGATCCTTGTAGCCTTTATATTTTTATATCTGGCTATAAGGAAAGGTTTTGAACCCCTGCTTTTGGTGCCGATTTCCTTTGGTATGCTGTTGGTTAATATCTACCCGGATATTATGAAGGAAGCTGGAGCGGATGGCTCCGGAGGCGGACTGCTGAATTATTTCTTTAAGCTGGATGAATGGGGCATCCTGCCACCCCTGATTTTCATGGGCGTGGGAGCCATGACGGATTTTGGGCCCCTGATTGCCAATCCAAAGAGCTTTCTTCTTGGAGCGGCAGCCCAGTTTGGTATCTATACTGCGTATTTTCTTGCCATCTTCATGGGCTTTAACGATAAGGCTGCTGCTGCCATCTCCATCATCGGAGGGGCTGACGGACCGACTTCCATATTCCTTGCAGGAAAGCTGGGAATGACTTCCCTCATGGGCCCCATTGCGGTTGCGGCTTATTCCTATATGGCGCTGGTTCCCATTATCCAGCCGCCCATCATGAAGCTTCTGACCACGGAAAAAGAGAGAAAGATCCGGATGGAGCAGCTTCGTCCTGTATCAAGGCTTGAGAGGATCTTATTCCCGATCATCGTAACAACGGTGGTATGTTTCATTCTTCCTACAACAGCTCCCCTGGTGGGCATGCTGATGCTTGGAAACTTATTTAAAGAATCCGGCGTGGTGAAGCAGCTGACGGAAACTGCAGGCAATGCCATGATGTATATCGTGGTAATTCTGCTAGGTACTTCCGTAGGTGCTACGACTAGTGCGGAAGCATTCTTAAACTTAAGTACCATTAAGATCGTTGTTTTAGGCCTGGTGGCTTTTGCAGTAGGAACGGCTGCCGGTGTATTGTTTGGCAAGCTGATGTGCAAGGTTACAGGCGGCAAGGTAAATCCCCTCATCGGCTCCGCAGGTGTATCTGCGGTTCCTATGTCAGCCCGTGTATCCCAGAAGGTGGGCGCTGAGGCAGATCCTACCAACTTCCTGCTGATGCATGCCATGGGACCAAACGTGGCAGGTGTTATCGGCACAGCAGTTGCGGCCGGTACATTTATGGCAATATTCGGAGTAAGATAA
- a CDS encoding biotin/lipoyl-containing protein, which produces MKNYTITVNGNVYDVTVEEGPSTGVLAAANKPSAPVPVPAAPAPAPAASVKAASTGSEGGLKIAAPMPGKILGVKVNQGQAVKQGDVLILLEAMKMENEIVAPSDGTVASVNVAIGDSVEAGATLATLN; this is translated from the coding sequence ATGAAGAACTATACAATTACAGTTAATGGAAATGTTTATGACGTAACCGTAGAAGAAGGCCCTTCCACAGGTGTACTGGCAGCTGCAAATAAGCCATCAGCCCCTGTCCCTGTTCCCGCTGCGCCAGCCCCAGCACCGGCAGCTTCGGTGAAGGCAGCAAGCACCGGTTCAGAAGGCGGTCTAAAGATAGCAGCTCCTATGCCAGGCAAGATCCTTGGCGTTAAGGTAAACCAGGGACAGGCGGTGAAACAGGGGGATGTGCTGATTCTTCTTGAAGCAATGAAGATGGAGAATGAGATCGTAGCACCTTCCGATGGAACCGTTGCCAGTGTTAATGTAGCGATCGGCGATTCAGTAGAAGCAGGAGCAACCTTGGCTACATTAAACTAG
- a CDS encoding OadG family transporter subunit translates to MKLNMKRVALGLIMAACLFSLSACSKADTTAEEIDARIQMQMEQLPGSFLELYTGLEDSQVPEFKKNMQSQDEYAALAEGVDSWKNVKNELGALVSIGDTVKVEAIDHGYSATIKAEFEKRNMEFSITTDSKLTKITGVAFIPEYSLGERMEKAVFNTLMGMGTVFIVLIFISLLIGCFRYIGKLEDKINGKAQAQKPVPASLPVVSAPAAEEEEELVDDLELVAVITAAIAASEGSSPSGLVVRSIRRAPAGKWKKA, encoded by the coding sequence ATGAAACTGAATATGAAACGAGTAGCATTGGGACTTATTATGGCAGCCTGCCTCTTTTCATTATCTGCGTGCAGCAAAGCCGATACCACAGCCGAAGAAATTGATGCCAGGATCCAGATGCAGATGGAGCAGCTTCCCGGTTCCTTCCTGGAACTGTATACCGGCCTTGAGGACAGTCAGGTTCCTGAGTTTAAGAAAAACATGCAGTCTCAGGATGAGTATGCTGCTCTGGCTGAGGGCGTGGATTCCTGGAAGAATGTAAAAAATGAACTTGGCGCCCTGGTATCAATCGGTGATACGGTGAAGGTAGAGGCCATTGATCATGGGTACAGCGCTACAATTAAAGCAGAATTTGAAAAGAGAAATATGGAATTTTCCATTACAACGGATTCAAAGCTCACTAAGATCACCGGTGTAGCATTTATACCGGAATATTCCCTGGGCGAACGGATGGAAAAGGCCGTGTTCAATACCCTGATGGGAATGGGAACTGTATTTATTGTGCTGATTTTTATCAGCCTGCTCATCGGCTGCTTCCGGTATATCGGTAAGCTTGAAGATAAGATAAATGGCAAGGCACAGGCACAGAAGCCTGTCCCTGCGTCCCTTCCTGTGGTTTCTGCCCCTGCAGCAGAAGAGGAAGAAGAACTTGTAGATGATTTAGAACTGGTAGCAGTGATTACTGCGGCTATTGCAGCATCTGAAGGAAGTTCACCAAGTGGCCTTGTGGTCCGCTCAATCAGACGGGCTCCGGCCGGTAAATGGAAAAAAGCTTAA
- a CDS encoding carboxyl transferase domain-containing protein — protein sequence MSNSTKNSASGRIHALLDENSFVEVGGYVTARNTDFNMTAKETPADGVVTGYGTIKGCLVYVYSQDASVLGGSIGEMHARKITKLYTMAMKTGAPVIGLVDCAGLRLQEATDSLNGFGEIYMSQTLASGVIPQITAIFGTCGGGMAVSAAMADFTFMETKGGRLFVNSPNAIQGNYTDKCNTASADYQSRETGMVDFTGEEDDILNNIRTLISILPANSEDDMSYEECNDDLNRICSDLENYVGDTAIALTQISDNQFFLETRKEYAASMVTGFIRLNGMTVGCVANRTESYNESGIKTGEYDALLSGHGCEKAARFINFCDAFSIPVLTLVNVKGYETSKCSEKKIARAAARLTYAFANATVPKVTVILLQALGTAYLTMNSKSIGADIVYAWPSASIGMMEPAEAVKIMYADEIEKAEDGNALISKQTENYRQLQSSALSAAKRGYIDDIIDAGETRARVIAAFEMLFTKREDRPAKKHGTI from the coding sequence ATGAGTAATTCAACGAAAAACTCGGCAAGCGGCCGGATTCATGCCTTGCTTGATGAGAACAGTTTTGTTGAAGTTGGCGGCTATGTTACCGCAAGGAACACAGACTTCAACATGACAGCGAAGGAAACTCCTGCTGACGGTGTTGTTACTGGCTATGGTACCATTAAGGGATGCCTTGTTTATGTGTACAGCCAGGACGCATCGGTTCTGGGCGGCTCAATAGGTGAGATGCACGCAAGGAAGATTACGAAACTCTACACCATGGCTATGAAGACCGGCGCACCGGTCATCGGTCTGGTCGACTGTGCCGGCTTAAGGCTTCAGGAAGCAACCGACTCCTTAAACGGATTTGGTGAGATTTATATGAGCCAGACCCTGGCATCCGGAGTAATCCCTCAGATAACAGCGATATTCGGAACTTGCGGCGGCGGCATGGCTGTTTCCGCAGCAATGGCAGACTTCACCTTTATGGAAACAAAGGGTGGCAGACTGTTTGTCAATTCTCCCAATGCCATTCAGGGAAATTATACAGATAAATGCAATACTGCTTCCGCGGACTACCAGAGCAGGGAAACCGGCATGGTGGATTTTACGGGAGAAGAAGATGACATTTTAAATAATATCAGGACTCTCATTTCCATTCTTCCTGCAAACAGTGAGGATGACATGTCTTATGAGGAATGCAATGACGATTTAAACCGTATATGCTCTGATCTGGAGAATTATGTTGGGGATACGGCGATTGCATTGACTCAGATTTCCGATAATCAGTTCTTTCTGGAGACCAGGAAGGAATATGCTGCTTCCATGGTAACCGGTTTTATCCGTTTAAATGGCATGACCGTTGGCTGTGTTGCAAACAGAACGGAGTCTTATAATGAAAGCGGCATTAAGACAGGGGAATATGATGCACTCCTAAGTGGTCATGGCTGTGAAAAAGCTGCAAGATTCATTAATTTCTGTGATGCATTCAGTATTCCGGTACTTACCCTTGTAAATGTAAAAGGGTATGAAACATCTAAATGCTCTGAGAAAAAGATTGCCAGAGCAGCTGCAAGGCTTACCTATGCCTTTGCCAATGCCACAGTTCCCAAAGTGACGGTTATTCTTTTACAGGCCCTTGGAACAGCATATCTGACCATGAACAGCAAGTCCATTGGAGCGGATATTGTTTATGCCTGGCCGTCGGCCAGCATCGGTATGATGGAACCGGCGGAAGCGGTAAAGATCATGTATGCGGATGAGATTGAAAAGGCAGAGGATGGAAATGCACTGATCAGCAAGCAGACGGAAAATTACAGGCAGCTTCAGTCCAGTGCCCTTTCTGCGGCTAAGAGAGGATATATTGATGATATCATAGATGCCGGCGAAACAAGAGCACGGGTCATTGCGGCATTTGAGATGCTGTTCACAAAGAGAGAGGATCGTCCGGCAAAAAAACATGGCACGATTTAG
- a CDS encoding citrate:proton symporter, giving the protein MNETMLALLGFATIIMIIVLLLRNVTVPALAFIGVSTVSALILVLTGTFTVSEVGKFISKGVSGVHSTAALFIFSVLFFGIMTDAGMFDRIIDALMKKVGNNVVGVAFMTSIIAIIGHLDGGGASTFLITIPAMLPVYKKLKMRPTTLLLICVTSMGVMNLLPWGGPTMRAASVLEVEANVLWMKLLPMQAVGIVVALFTAFFWGVIEKKRGAGINSTLVIEDNEALEESASAADIGELARPKLFGFNIILTLVVIVALVFMPVPSYYIFMIGCVAALLVNYPGAKLQNKIIKSHAGPGLMMASTILAAGVFLGVLEDSEIMNHMANALASFIPQSMGRFLPLIIGVLSVPLTLLFCTDSYFYGLLPVLIGIGNKFGVDPSHIAITMVVCRNCATFISPVVPATFLGIGLAGVEIKDHIKTCFLWIWGVSLVCLVAGLLLGVLTI; this is encoded by the coding sequence ATGAATGAGACAATGCTTGCATTATTAGGTTTTGCAACCATTATCATGATCATTGTTTTACTGCTGAGAAATGTTACTGTTCCGGCGCTGGCGTTTATCGGGGTATCTACCGTAAGTGCGCTGATCCTGGTTTTGACCGGAACCTTCACAGTCAGTGAAGTGGGGAAATTTATTTCAAAGGGGGTATCCGGAGTACATTCTACTGCTGCGCTGTTCATATTTTCCGTGCTGTTTTTCGGAATTATGACCGATGCAGGAATGTTTGACCGCATCATAGATGCGCTTATGAAAAAAGTGGGGAACAATGTAGTAGGCGTGGCTTTCATGACCAGCATTATCGCCATAATCGGCCATCTGGATGGAGGCGGTGCTTCTACATTCTTAATTACCATTCCAGCCATGCTTCCGGTTTATAAGAAACTGAAAATGCGTCCGACAACGCTGCTTTTAATATGCGTCACCTCCATGGGCGTTATGAACCTGCTTCCATGGGGCGGCCCCACCATGCGTGCTGCCTCCGTATTGGAGGTAGAAGCCAATGTCCTTTGGATGAAGCTTCTGCCCATGCAGGCTGTGGGCATCGTTGTTGCTCTGTTTACTGCATTTTTCTGGGGAGTTATTGAAAAGAAGAGAGGGGCTGGAATCAACAGCACTCTGGTCATAGAAGATAACGAAGCCCTGGAAGAAAGTGCTTCTGCCGCTGATATCGGGGAACTGGCAAGGCCAAAGCTGTTTGGTTTCAACATTATTCTGACATTAGTTGTTATAGTAGCTCTTGTTTTCATGCCGGTACCTTCCTATTATATTTTCATGATTGGATGCGTCGCAGCACTTTTAGTCAACTATCCTGGTGCTAAGCTTCAGAATAAGATCATTAAATCCCACGCCGGTCCTGGTCTTATGATGGCATCAACCATTCTGGCGGCTGGTGTATTCCTTGGAGTATTGGAAGACAGTGAGATCATGAACCACATGGCCAATGCACTGGCTTCATTTATACCTCAGTCCATGGGCCGTTTCCTGCCGTTAATCATCGGAGTGCTGTCCGTACCGCTGACCTTATTGTTCTGTACGGATTCCTATTTCTATGGTCTGCTTCCGGTTTTGATCGGTATCGGAAACAAATTTGGCGTAGATCCTTCCCATATTGCCATCACTATGGTGGTCTGCCGAAACTGCGCAACGTTCATAAGCCCTGTTGTTCCGGCTACATTCCTGGGAATCGGTTTGGCTGGAGTAGAGATTAAAGACCATATTAAGACCTGCTTCCTGTGGATATGGGGAGTGAGCCTGGTTTGCCTGGTGGCTGGCCTTTTACTTGGTGTACTAACTATTTAA